Part of the Lampris incognitus isolate fLamInc1 chromosome 1, fLamInc1.hap2, whole genome shotgun sequence genome is shown below.
AAATCTTAACAGTCTACAATAGTTTAGGAataatatacacatatatataatggTTTGTATTTCTTTACGTTCTGCtttttgtatttttatgtatTGCACGTACATTCCAGATATGACGCCATCACACATGAGGCATTAGGTCAAAGTGGGTAAGCGTCTCTGCTATTTACTGGTGTCTTATTTGACGAGACACAAGGACAAAGACAATTATTTCAGATAAGGTAAACGTCTGACACTCAAACCTTTGGGTGAGTAATGAAAGTCATGACTGGTGTACAAGTAGTCTTTCATCAGACATCAGAATTAAATTTTTCTTGAATTCAGTTGACAAACAGGCCTTTCAGCACTTCATTTTAGGTAGGGATACACCAATACCGTGTAACAACCATATCAATTGAGTGCATTTCATTGATACAACCAATTCATCACATACACTGAACAACAAAGAATTAAACCAGTAGTGTGAGTATGATAGGACAGTATGATTTTTAGATGTATCGATTTCATTCCTCTCATTCAAGAGAACCAACATTctattgtgtatttttttttaaaaagtcactTTGCTCTAAAATTTGACCCGTCACTTGTTCATCTTGGTATTGGATTCTAGCATTCCAGACACCAACACCTTTAACTTTAACCTTTACCTGGTATCAACCCCATATCTGATGTCAGTATCGGTACAGCTCAATTACCAGGTATAAATACCTGTCAATTTTTTTGTGATCATTAAAACAAAGATGCAATATGATTCCAAAATAAACTTAAGCATTCCAAAAGTTATCTTAGTTGCACCTATCATTCACCTAAAGTCTGTACAACAATCTACATTTTAAATTTAAAACAATGCAGCAAGCTTTGACATTTTTTGAAAGTCCATGCCACTCAAAAATATTCTTGCAAGTTTTCTTGCAGATGAAGAATAAGTAAAGTTAAGCATGGTTGGATATGGTGAACCACTGTCTTGTAGTTTTGGCATCACCAGCTACCACACCTAGGGATGCTTAACTTGGATTGTTTTTTAGCCAATATAAAAATGAATTTGAAATATCAGCCATCACATTACAATACGAATTTATCAATACAAAGTATGTCtttaatttttcttttatttaaaCAAGCCTTTTCTCCTAACATATATGTCAGGTTATGGTGAAGTTACAGGTGAAAAAAATAGTTACACTTTTAAGTGATGTGAACAAGTAAAATATCCTGGACTGATGCTGCCTTAGATGCATATTTGAACTCACGCAAAACATTAGATAATGGGTGTCAGAGGGACAAACTGGTGTACAGCATCCTAATTAAGTTCAAAACGCCAATCAGCAAAGTACTAATTAAGAACGAATATCAGCTGATACCAACGTATCATAGTTAAGAACATCCCAAATCAAACCCATAACTACATTATGGATAAAACTCGCAACTGGCatcaggaaaaacaaaacaaaatcgaaaaacaataaataaacatTGGAGATAGATGTCCATCTGTACATCTCTCACAGACTTGAGGTATTAGATACCACTGATAAACTGAGAGAAAGGCCCGCTGTCTGCTATAACTGACAGAGCCAGCTATGGAAACAGCTTTCATCTCCTGCCACTACACCACACTTTCTCGATTGGCAGACACCAGAACAGCCCTACGGCAAATAGGGCAAGTGGAGTTTTCAGACAGCCAGCGGTCGATGCAGTGAACATGGTATTCATGAGAGCAAGGCAGCTTCCTTAACTTGTTTCCCTCTGCATACTCTGTAATGCAGACACTGCAAGTCTTCAAGGCATCACTCTCCCCAAAGTTGCGCATAGAGAGGTTGTCAATCTGCTCTTTGGTCAGCCCTTGGGGCtggtcctcatcatcatcattgagGAGGAAGAAGTGGGCAAGCCTTAGGAAGGGCAGTGAGCTAGGCTCCTCCAGGTTGATAGGGGGTCTAGGACGTGCCCTGCCACCAGTACCCTCCCTTGCAGCTGGACTTGAGGCCAGGCCTTCCTCTGTTTCACTTTCTACTGTCCTTGCCTCAGCTCTACTTCCAGCATCCAcaggtggctcatccacagcagcagCTGTAGCCCCAGCAGCATCTGGGTTGTTCAGGGCCTCGGACAGATCCGCAGGTGTGTTGGCTCCACGGGTTGAGTCTGAAGATTCTGAGTCTGAGTCCATGAGGTAGCTGAGCTCACCAAACCCCGTCATGATCTGTCTAATCATCGACTGGAGCGCCATAGAGGTCGCCTCCCCGAGACCAGTATCAGAGATCCTCCGGATAGGGATACGGATGGTGCTGACGTAGGTCCTCACACCTGCACGTTCCGAGCGCGAAAAGGTCCTGCGAAAGCCGCCACGTTCACTCTCGAAAAGGAAGGTATTGTTTGAGTTCTGTGAGCGTGAGCGGGTGCGATTGGCAATGCTGTCCCTCTGGCGATACTCGCCTGGACGCACACGACGCACCTGGAGATCAAGCATGATGGTTGGGGGACGGCGACCAGctgcacccccctccccacctgtAGCTTCTCCCTCTTGAGATCTGACACTGGGGATCTCTGGGGCTGATCCTTCTCCAGTCCTAGAAGACTGTGCATCATTCTCAACAGTGCTCTGCCTAGAAAGTACATGTTGTCGAGTCCTGGAACTGCCCTCCACTGGGGgcacagagagagaaatggggcTATTAAAGCGGGGAGCATGCCGAGGATGATGAAGACCATCTAGCCTATCCAGGGTGAGAGGGGAGCGGCTCCTGGCCGTGCGGGCCCTGGTTCTGCGTGGTTCTGGACTGCCACTACGGGCTCTTCTCTGACCTCGACGCGGAGCAGGAGAAATTGGTGGCTGAACTGCCAAAACTGCAGGTGGACTTGGAGGTTCTGATAGCATCTCCCGTGGAACCACTTCTTCTAATTCAGGCTCAGGCTCCACTATAACGGCCACCTCTTCTACAACTGGTTCTTCCACCACCTCCTCTGTATCCATAGACACCTGTTGTCCAGCATCTGCTATTGCCGCTGGTCCCTCTGCAGTCTCCTGCCCCCCCTCAACAACGGCCTGTTGCTCATTCAAGTTGCGGTTCACATTGATTTCCAGGCTGAAGCGAAAGTCTCCACTATTTGGATTGGTCTGGCTCACTGCCCGCCATGACTGGTTGCCGCGGTGACCAGTTCTAGTTGTGTTGCCCGTGCGCCTTACGGTGTTCAGCCAGTCCAGGAGAGTATCCCCACCTGAAGAATCCTCAGAGCCTTCCACTAGTTTTAAAAGACAGTGAAGGTTAGGGAGTGCCAAAGCAAATCAATCAACCATAATAAACTTTTGAGAAGAAATTCACAAACTTACCAATGGCTTCTCCATTGTCAGCATTAGAGTTGTTATTCTGTTGCTCTGGACCATCTTTGATTTGCTGAAGTCGACTGAGCAACTCATCGGCTGTAATCTCACCTAAAGAAAGATATTAACAAAACATCAATGTTTTATTAAAAAGCAAGCTAAATTTTTTTGACAGTTCAGCTTTTTCTTCTCTGAGGATTACCACCATGTAATTCATGCACTGCCTTTTGTCTGACCACCTGAGTCAAGCTGGAAAAAAAGACACGGAGGGCTGATAATAGCTTAACCCATGACAACTGGaacaaattatttctgatttaatGCAGAGAGGAGGCTTCAGCAGATGGACCTCTCAGCTATCTGTCAGACTTTAAGTGGAAGAGAGGACAACTGTCTCAGCAAAATATTTGAAGACAGAAAAAAGTGTTATTGTGAGTAGGGAGAAAAAGAGACTGGGTACTGATATTTGTACTGTACTGGCCCATATAGCTGTTTGGTCTTCTTTGAACACAGCAACAGGACAATACTGAAAACCACCAGACTTACCAGGACATGCCACTGTCCATTCAATCCCCTCTCCTTGCTGGATGCTCCGCTAAAGGATGCTCCAAACTTACATTCCCCCCTCCACTGTCATGGGGCAGAAAGGGATTGGGCGTCTTCAGCAGTCctcaggcttttttttttcttttctttttttaagcatAGTGACAGAAGTTAACATATAGGCAGCTACGTTTGCTGAAAATCAGTTAAGATTGCGCTTTCTATTCAAGTGGGGAAGATGtatagaaaaaaaaggaagataaaATGACTTTTCCAATGTATTGCTTGATAGGTAATAAAACAAATTTGAGCTGGGggaaaaataacaaataaaataactGAAGGTTGGCAGCAAATAATGTCTAGCAGAGGCAAACCTGTAATTTGCCCCAGTGTACTCCCATTTTAACCTTTACAACATCATTATTTTTACAGATTTGTCATGTCACTAATTAATTTAATTAAGATTATGGCTTTATTACCTGGAGTGCCCAAAAGATTGTTGTCTCTCATTAGGCGGTAGTCCTCATCACTAAGATTGTTGACAAACTGGTAGAACGCCTCCTCCCTGTCCAGACGGTCCAGCTGTCTTCTGCGCTGCATCTCTGACTGGTCGCTACCACTTTGCTCTGAACTGTCAGACCCCTCCATAAATGCAGACGGCAGAGAGGTTGAAGAGTGCTTTCGACCAGGATCCAGTTGCTGCAGCAAAGAAAAGAGAACATGGGAGTGCCAAACTATCTTAAATATCTAGAAACACACAGAGCTCATTGACCTTAATAATGAAATGTACAGAGTATATAACTGAACAGTTCACTAACAGTTCCTAAGAAATAAAACCAAAACCCCATGTGCACTATATTTTCAACATTGTACAGCTCACAACGTCACATGAGAACAGATCTGACGATTCTACAGCTTAACAGGTTGAGGTCTTGCAGTGGGAGTCCAATAGTAACACTCTT
Proteins encoded:
- the rlim gene encoding E3 ubiquitin-protein ligase RLIM is translated as MEGSDSSEQSGSDQSEMQRRRQLDRLDREEAFYQFVNNLSDEDYRLMRDNNLLGTPGEITADELLSRLQQIKDGPEQQNNNSNADNGEAIVEGSEDSSGGDTLLDWLNTVRRTGNTTRTGHRGNQSWRAVSQTNPNSGDFRFSLEINVNRNLNEQQAVVEGGQETAEGPAAIADAGQQVSMDTEEVVEEPVVEEVAVIVEPEPELEEVVPREMLSEPPSPPAVLAVQPPISPAPRRGQRRARSGSPEPRRTRARTARSRSPLTLDRLDGLHHPRHAPRFNSPISLSVPPVEGSSRTRQHVLSRQSTVENDAQSSRTGEGSAPEIPSVRSQEGEATGGEGGAAGRRPPTIMLDLQVRRVRPGEYRQRDSIANRTRSRSQNSNNTFLFESERGGFRRTFSRSERAGVRTYVSTIRIPIRRISDTGLGEATSMALQSMIRQIMTGFGELSYLMDSDSESSDSTRGANTPADLSEALNNPDAAGATAAAVDEPPVDAGSRAEARTVESETEEGLASSPAAREGTGGRARPRPPINLEEPSSLPFLRLAHFFLLNDDDEDQPQGLTKEQIDNLSMRNFGESDALKTCSVCITEYAEGNKLRKLPCSHEYHVHCIDRWLSENSTCPICRRAVLVSANRESVV